From the Pungitius pungitius chromosome 6, fPunPun2.1, whole genome shotgun sequence genome, one window contains:
- the LOC119195749 gene encoding ELKS/Rab6-interacting/CAST family member 1-like isoform X2 — translation MYGSARSVGRGDANHSGSRDGSGSGNQGSGRSPRLPRSPRMGHRRTNSTGGSGGGPGGAGGKTLSMENIQSLNAAYATSGPMYLSDNEVAMADYVPKSGGTMTTMGRQRVTYGSRGTNSGVVAASTPNISTSVPGNAALSVGIMAGDALAFGDHHMSSTVPHSLRQARDNTILDLQTQLKEILRENEMLRREVEVKESKLSSSMNSIKTFWSPELKKERALRKDEVSKITVWKEQYRVIQDEAQHLQMTVQALQDEMRIQRDLNLLLQQDPTIQGRDLVLTSEPTEENYRRLHAEHERQAKELFLLRKTLEEMELRIDTQKQTLGARDESIKKLLEMLQSKGPSAKASEEDQERTRRLADAEMHRHHLESLLDQRDREVNALREELHRRYEGTPESTKTKALQTVIDMKDAKINSMERGLRDMEEELLMMKSNGLLSCEERQEEMKQMEVYRSHMKFMKNKVYEKFFSQNWMLSARSFLPSFPSRPSTYFQMEQVKQDLSRKDTELLGLQTKLETLTNQFSDSKQHIEVLKESLTAKEQRAAILQTEVDALRLRLEEKESTLNKKSKQIQEMSEEKGTLNGEIHDLKDMLDVKERKVNVLQKKIENLQEQLRDKEKQMSSLKERVKSLQTDTSNTDTALTTLEESLAEKERIIERLKEQRDRDDREKTEEIDSNKKELKELKEKLSLLQGDLSDRETSLLDLKEHASSLASSGLKKDSKLKTMEIAFEQKREECLKVENQLKRAQNAALEAQANTELPERIKNLQQEVARHKEDSGKAQAEVDRLLEILREMENEKNDKDKKINELERQTKDQSKKVASLKHKEQVEKSRNARLVDEARKREDNMSESSHLVKDTLRQKSERIEELEEALRESVQITAEREMVLAQEEAARSLQEKQMEELLGAMEKVKQELESMRAKLSSTQQSLCEKETHLSTLRAERRKHLEEVLEMKQEALLAAISEKDANIALLELSSSKKKKTQDEVSLLKREKDRLVQQLKQQTQNRMKLMADNYEDDHLKTAPDQSNHKPSPDQMIPPLLALSQNRSKLKLYIAHLTDLCHDRDPAILSQLTPPSHYHHSDPEDWEEELQKKDVQQLEGELEVCEKESGELQEYANSVLQQIADYCPDILEQVVNALEESC, via the exons ATGTACGGTAGTGCCCGCTCGGTTGGCAGAGGGGATGCCAACCACAGTGGCAGTAGAGATGGAAGTGGTTCTGGCAATCAGGGGTCGGGCCGCTCCCCTCGCCTACCCCGTTCTCCTCGAATGGGACACCGTCGCACCAACAGCACCGGAGGCAGTGGAGGAGGTCCTGGAGGAGCGGGGGGCAAAACTCTCTCCATGGAGAACATCCAGTCCCTCAACGCGGCGTATGCCACCTCCGGACCAATGTACCTGAGTGACAACGAGGTGGCCATGGCGGACTACGTTCCCAAAAGTGGTGGGACAATGACGACCATGGGGAGACAGAGGGTGACATACGGCTCAAGGGGCACCAACAGTGGAGTTGTGGCCGCGAGCACGCCCAACATCTCCACCTCAGTGCCTGGCAACGCTGCGCTTTCCGTGGGCATTATGGCAGGCGATGCGCTCGCTTTTGGGGACCACCACATGTCTTCCACTGTGCCTCACTCTCTGAGGCAGGCCAGAGATAACACCATACTGGACCTGCAGACTCAACTGAAAGAG ATTCTACGTGAGAATGAGATGCTGCGGCGAGAGGTGGAAGTTAAGGAGAGCAAGCTCAGCTCTTCCATGAATTCTATCAAGACCTTCTGGAGCCCAGAATTAAAAAAGGAGCGAGCTCTCAGGAAAGACGAGGTTTCCAAGATCACCGTCTGGAAGGAGCAATACCGCGTGATTCAAGATGAGGCACAG CATCTCCAGATGACTGTTCAGGCTCttcaggatgagatgagaaTCCAGAGGGACCTGAACCTGCTGCTTCAGCAAGACCCCACCATACAGGGCCGGGACCTGGTCCTCACATCTGAACCCACGGAGGAGAACTACCGGCGGCTACATGCAGAGCACGAGAGGCAGGCCAAAGAGCTCTTCCTCCTTAGAAAGACCCTAGAGGAGATGGAGCTAAGGATTGACACGCAGAAGCAAACCCTGGGAGCCAGAGACGAGTCCATCAAGAAACTTTTGGAGATGCTGCAGAGCAAGG GGCCATCCGCCAAAGCAtcagaggaggaccaggagcgGACCAGGAGACTGGCTGATGCAGAGATGCACAGGCATCACCTTGAGAGTTTACTGgaccagagagacagagaggtcaACGCACTAAGAGAG GAGCTGCACCGTCGATACGAGGGAACCCCCGAGTCCACAAAGACTaaagctctgcagactgtcatcgACATGAAG GATGCAAAAATCAATTCCATGGAGCGAGGATTGAGAGACATGGAAGAGGAGCTGCTGATGATGAAATCCAATGGACTTCTGAGCTGCGAGGAGcggcaggaggagatgaagcagATGGAGGTCTACCGCAGCCACATGAAATTCATGAAGAATAAGGTCTATGAGAAGTTCTTTTCTCAAAATTGGATGCTTTCCGCTAGaagtttccttccttcctttccttcacGGCCATCCACCTATTTTCAGATGGAGCAGGTGAAGCAGGACCTATCCAGGAAGGACACCGAGCTGCTTGGTTTGCAGACCAAGCTGGAGACTCTCACCAACCAGTTCTCTGACAGCAAGCAGCACATCGAAGTCCTCAAGGAGTCTCTTACTGCCAAGGAGCAGCGAGCCGCCATCTTACAGACAGAG GTGGATGCCCTGCGCTTGCGCTTGGAGGAGAAGGAGTCAACTCTGAATAAGAAGAGCAAGCAGATTCAAGAAATGTCAGAAGAGAAGGGCACACTCAACGGGGAGATCCACGACCTCAAAGACATGCTGGACGTCAAGGAGCGCAAAGTGAACGTGCTTCAGAAAAAG ATTGAGAacctgcaggagcagctgagggACAAGGAGAAACAGATGAGCAGCCTGAAAGAGAGAGTGAAGTCTTTGCAGACAGACACCTCAAACACTGACACTGCTCTCACCACACTAGAGGAGTCTCTCGCAGAAAAG GAGCGCATTATTGAGCGTCTAAAAGAGCAGCGAGACCGAGACGACCGGGAGAAGACGGAGGagattgacagtaacaaaaaggaACTCAAAGAGTTGAAGGAGAAGCTGAGCCTCCTGCAGGGGGACCTGTCAGACAGAGAG acgTCTCTGTTGGACCTGAAGGAGCATGCATCATCCCTGGCATCCTCCGGTCTGAAGAAGGACTCCAAACTCAAGACTATGGAGATCGCCTTTGAGCAGAAAAGGGAGGAGTGCCTCAAAGTGGAGAATCAGCTTAAGAGG GCTCAAAACGCAGCCCTGGAAGCTCAGGCCAACACTGAGCTGCCCGAGCGCATTAAGAACCTCCAACAGGAAGTTGCCCGCCACAAAGAGGATTCTGGGAAGGCCCAGGCTGAGGTGGACCGCCTGCTGGAGATCCTTCGGGAAATGGAGAATGAGAAGAATGACAAggacaaaaaaatcaatgagcTGGAGAG GCAGACAAAGGACCAGTCAAAGAAGGTGGCGTCTCTGAAGCAcaaggagcaggtggagaagaGTAGGAATGCTCGACTCGTGGACGAGGCCAGGAAGAGGGAGGACAACATGTCCGAGAGCTCCCACCTGGTGAAG GACACTCTGCGTCAGAAGTCGGAGCGCatagaggagctggaggaggccctgAGAGAGAGCGTTCAGATCACTGCTGAGCGAGAGATGGTGCTGGCGCAGGAGGAGGCTGCCAGGTCACTGCAGGAGAAACag ATGGAGGAGCTACTGGGGGCCATGGAGAAAGTGAAGCAGGAGCTGGAGTCCATGAGGGCCAAGCTGTCCTCCACCCAGCAGTCTCTTTGTGAGAAAGAGACACACCTGTCAACGCTGCGAGCTGAGCGCAGGAAACAcctggaggaggtgctggagatGAA GCAGGAGGCGCTGCTGGCTGCAATCAGCGAGAAGGATGCTAACATCGCCCTGCTGGAGTTGTCCTCctctaagaagaagaagacccagGATGAGGTGTCTCTGCTGAAAAGGGAGAAGGACAGATTGGTGCAACAGCTCAAGCAGCAG ACTCAGAACAGAATGAAACTGATGGCAGATAACTACGAGGATGACCATCTGAAGACTGCTCCTGACCAGTCAAATCACAAGCCCTCTCCTGATCAG ATGATCCCCCCTCTTCTGGCCCTGTCCCAGAACCGCAGTAAACTCAAGCTCTACATCGCGCACCTGACCGACCTCTGCCACGACCGCGACCCCGCCATCCTCAGCCAGCTCACGCCGCCCTCTCACTACCACCACAGCGACCCCGAAGACTGGGAGGAGGAGCTCCAGAAGAAGGATGTCCAACAG TTGGAGGGCGAGCTGGAGGTGTGTGAGAAGGAGAGCGGGGAGCTGCAGGAATACGCCAACTCTGTCCTGCAGCAGATCGCAGATTACTGCCCTGATATCCTGGAGCAGGTTGTCAACGCCTTAGAGGAGTCGTGCTGA
- the LOC119195749 gene encoding ELKS/Rab6-interacting/CAST family member 1-like isoform X1, whose amino-acid sequence MYGSARSVGRGDANHSGSRDGSGSGNQGSGRSPRLPRSPRMGHRRTNSTGGSGGGPGGAGGKTLSMENIQSLNAAYATSGPMYLSDNEVAMADYVPKSGGTMTTMGRQRVTYGSRGTNSGVVAASTPNISTSVPGNAALSVGIMAGDALAFGDHHMSSTVPHSLRQARDNTILDLQTQLKEILRENEMLRREVEVKESKLSSSMNSIKTFWSPELKKERALRKDEVSKITVWKEQYRVIQDEAQHLQMTVQALQDEMRIQRDLNLLLQQDPTIQGRDLVLTSEPTEENYRRLHAEHERQAKELFLLRKTLEEMELRIDTQKQTLGARDESIKKLLEMLQSKGPSAKASEEDQERTRRLADAEMHRHHLESLLDQRDREVNALREELHRRYEGTPESTKTKALQTVIDMKDAKINSMERGLRDMEEELLMMKSNGLLSCEERQEEMKQMEVYRSHMKFMKNKVYEKFFSQNWMLSARSFLPSFPSRPSTYFQMEQVKQDLSRKDTELLGLQTKLETLTNQFSDSKQHIEVLKESLTAKEQRAAILQTEVDALRLRLEEKESTLNKKSKQIQEMSEEKGTLNGEIHDLKDMLDVKERKVNVLQKKIENLQEQLRDKEKQMSSLKERVKSLQTDTSNTDTALTTLEESLAEKERIIERLKEQRDRDDREKTEEIDSNKKELKELKEKLSLLQGDLSDRETSLLDLKEHASSLASSGLKKDSKLKTMEIAFEQKREECLKVENQLKRAQNAALEAQANTELPERIKNLQQEVARHKEDSGKAQAEVDRLLEILREMENEKNDKDKKINELESLTYRQTKDQSKKVASLKHKEQVEKSRNARLVDEARKREDNMSESSHLVKDTLRQKSERIEELEEALRESVQITAEREMVLAQEEAARSLQEKQMEELLGAMEKVKQELESMRAKLSSTQQSLCEKETHLSTLRAERRKHLEEVLEMKQEALLAAISEKDANIALLELSSSKKKKTQDEVSLLKREKDRLVQQLKQQTQNRMKLMADNYEDDHLKTAPDQSNHKPSPDQMIPPLLALSQNRSKLKLYIAHLTDLCHDRDPAILSQLTPPSHYHHSDPEDWEEELQKKDVQQLEGELEVCEKESGELQEYANSVLQQIADYCPDILEQVVNALEESC is encoded by the exons ATGTACGGTAGTGCCCGCTCGGTTGGCAGAGGGGATGCCAACCACAGTGGCAGTAGAGATGGAAGTGGTTCTGGCAATCAGGGGTCGGGCCGCTCCCCTCGCCTACCCCGTTCTCCTCGAATGGGACACCGTCGCACCAACAGCACCGGAGGCAGTGGAGGAGGTCCTGGAGGAGCGGGGGGCAAAACTCTCTCCATGGAGAACATCCAGTCCCTCAACGCGGCGTATGCCACCTCCGGACCAATGTACCTGAGTGACAACGAGGTGGCCATGGCGGACTACGTTCCCAAAAGTGGTGGGACAATGACGACCATGGGGAGACAGAGGGTGACATACGGCTCAAGGGGCACCAACAGTGGAGTTGTGGCCGCGAGCACGCCCAACATCTCCACCTCAGTGCCTGGCAACGCTGCGCTTTCCGTGGGCATTATGGCAGGCGATGCGCTCGCTTTTGGGGACCACCACATGTCTTCCACTGTGCCTCACTCTCTGAGGCAGGCCAGAGATAACACCATACTGGACCTGCAGACTCAACTGAAAGAG ATTCTACGTGAGAATGAGATGCTGCGGCGAGAGGTGGAAGTTAAGGAGAGCAAGCTCAGCTCTTCCATGAATTCTATCAAGACCTTCTGGAGCCCAGAATTAAAAAAGGAGCGAGCTCTCAGGAAAGACGAGGTTTCCAAGATCACCGTCTGGAAGGAGCAATACCGCGTGATTCAAGATGAGGCACAG CATCTCCAGATGACTGTTCAGGCTCttcaggatgagatgagaaTCCAGAGGGACCTGAACCTGCTGCTTCAGCAAGACCCCACCATACAGGGCCGGGACCTGGTCCTCACATCTGAACCCACGGAGGAGAACTACCGGCGGCTACATGCAGAGCACGAGAGGCAGGCCAAAGAGCTCTTCCTCCTTAGAAAGACCCTAGAGGAGATGGAGCTAAGGATTGACACGCAGAAGCAAACCCTGGGAGCCAGAGACGAGTCCATCAAGAAACTTTTGGAGATGCTGCAGAGCAAGG GGCCATCCGCCAAAGCAtcagaggaggaccaggagcgGACCAGGAGACTGGCTGATGCAGAGATGCACAGGCATCACCTTGAGAGTTTACTGgaccagagagacagagaggtcaACGCACTAAGAGAG GAGCTGCACCGTCGATACGAGGGAACCCCCGAGTCCACAAAGACTaaagctctgcagactgtcatcgACATGAAG GATGCAAAAATCAATTCCATGGAGCGAGGATTGAGAGACATGGAAGAGGAGCTGCTGATGATGAAATCCAATGGACTTCTGAGCTGCGAGGAGcggcaggaggagatgaagcagATGGAGGTCTACCGCAGCCACATGAAATTCATGAAGAATAAGGTCTATGAGAAGTTCTTTTCTCAAAATTGGATGCTTTCCGCTAGaagtttccttccttcctttccttcacGGCCATCCACCTATTTTCAGATGGAGCAGGTGAAGCAGGACCTATCCAGGAAGGACACCGAGCTGCTTGGTTTGCAGACCAAGCTGGAGACTCTCACCAACCAGTTCTCTGACAGCAAGCAGCACATCGAAGTCCTCAAGGAGTCTCTTACTGCCAAGGAGCAGCGAGCCGCCATCTTACAGACAGAG GTGGATGCCCTGCGCTTGCGCTTGGAGGAGAAGGAGTCAACTCTGAATAAGAAGAGCAAGCAGATTCAAGAAATGTCAGAAGAGAAGGGCACACTCAACGGGGAGATCCACGACCTCAAAGACATGCTGGACGTCAAGGAGCGCAAAGTGAACGTGCTTCAGAAAAAG ATTGAGAacctgcaggagcagctgagggACAAGGAGAAACAGATGAGCAGCCTGAAAGAGAGAGTGAAGTCTTTGCAGACAGACACCTCAAACACTGACACTGCTCTCACCACACTAGAGGAGTCTCTCGCAGAAAAG GAGCGCATTATTGAGCGTCTAAAAGAGCAGCGAGACCGAGACGACCGGGAGAAGACGGAGGagattgacagtaacaaaaaggaACTCAAAGAGTTGAAGGAGAAGCTGAGCCTCCTGCAGGGGGACCTGTCAGACAGAGAG acgTCTCTGTTGGACCTGAAGGAGCATGCATCATCCCTGGCATCCTCCGGTCTGAAGAAGGACTCCAAACTCAAGACTATGGAGATCGCCTTTGAGCAGAAAAGGGAGGAGTGCCTCAAAGTGGAGAATCAGCTTAAGAGG GCTCAAAACGCAGCCCTGGAAGCTCAGGCCAACACTGAGCTGCCCGAGCGCATTAAGAACCTCCAACAGGAAGTTGCCCGCCACAAAGAGGATTCTGGGAAGGCCCAGGCTGAGGTGGACCGCCTGCTGGAGATCCTTCGGGAAATGGAGAATGAGAAGAATGACAAggacaaaaaaatcaatgagcTGGAGAG TTTGACCTACAG GCAGACAAAGGACCAGTCAAAGAAGGTGGCGTCTCTGAAGCAcaaggagcaggtggagaagaGTAGGAATGCTCGACTCGTGGACGAGGCCAGGAAGAGGGAGGACAACATGTCCGAGAGCTCCCACCTGGTGAAG GACACTCTGCGTCAGAAGTCGGAGCGCatagaggagctggaggaggccctgAGAGAGAGCGTTCAGATCACTGCTGAGCGAGAGATGGTGCTGGCGCAGGAGGAGGCTGCCAGGTCACTGCAGGAGAAACag ATGGAGGAGCTACTGGGGGCCATGGAGAAAGTGAAGCAGGAGCTGGAGTCCATGAGGGCCAAGCTGTCCTCCACCCAGCAGTCTCTTTGTGAGAAAGAGACACACCTGTCAACGCTGCGAGCTGAGCGCAGGAAACAcctggaggaggtgctggagatGAA GCAGGAGGCGCTGCTGGCTGCAATCAGCGAGAAGGATGCTAACATCGCCCTGCTGGAGTTGTCCTCctctaagaagaagaagacccagGATGAGGTGTCTCTGCTGAAAAGGGAGAAGGACAGATTGGTGCAACAGCTCAAGCAGCAG ACTCAGAACAGAATGAAACTGATGGCAGATAACTACGAGGATGACCATCTGAAGACTGCTCCTGACCAGTCAAATCACAAGCCCTCTCCTGATCAG ATGATCCCCCCTCTTCTGGCCCTGTCCCAGAACCGCAGTAAACTCAAGCTCTACATCGCGCACCTGACCGACCTCTGCCACGACCGCGACCCCGCCATCCTCAGCCAGCTCACGCCGCCCTCTCACTACCACCACAGCGACCCCGAAGACTGGGAGGAGGAGCTCCAGAAGAAGGATGTCCAACAG TTGGAGGGCGAGCTGGAGGTGTGTGAGAAGGAGAGCGGGGAGCTGCAGGAATACGCCAACTCTGTCCTGCAGCAGATCGCAGATTACTGCCCTGATATCCTGGAGCAGGTTGTCAACGCCTTAGAGGAGTCGTGCTGA
- the LOC119195749 gene encoding ELKS/Rab6-interacting/CAST family member 1-like isoform X3, producing MYGSARSVGRGDANHSGSRDGSGSGNQGSGRSPRLPRSPRMGHRRTNSTGGSGGGPGGAGGKTLSMENIQSLNAAYATSGPMYLSDNEVAMADYVPKSGGTMTTMGRQRVTYGSRGTNSGVVAASTPNISTSVPGNAALSVGIMAGDALAFGDHHMSSTVPHSLRQARDNTILDLQTQLKEILRENEMLRREVEVKESKLSSSMNSIKTFWSPELKKERALRKDEVSKITVWKEQYRVIQDEAQHLQMTVQALQDEMRIQRDLNLLLQQDPTIQGRDLVLTSEPTEENYRRLHAEHERQAKELFLLRKTLEEMELRIDTQKQTLGARDESIKKLLEMLQSKGPSAKASEEDQERTRRLADAEMHRHHLESLLDQRDREVNALREELHRRYEGTPESTKTKALQTVIDMKDAKINSMERGLRDMEEELLMMKSNGLLSCEERQEEMKQMEVYRSHMKFMKNKMEQVKQDLSRKDTELLGLQTKLETLTNQFSDSKQHIEVLKESLTAKEQRAAILQTEVDALRLRLEEKESTLNKKSKQIQEMSEEKGTLNGEIHDLKDMLDVKERKVNVLQKKIENLQEQLRDKEKQMSSLKERVKSLQTDTSNTDTALTTLEESLAEKERIIERLKEQRDRDDREKTEEIDSNKKELKELKEKLSLLQGDLSDRETSLLDLKEHASSLASSGLKKDSKLKTMEIAFEQKREECLKVENQLKRAQNAALEAQANTELPERIKNLQQEVARHKEDSGKAQAEVDRLLEILREMENEKNDKDKKINELESLTYRQTKDQSKKVASLKHKEQVEKSRNARLVDEARKREDNMSESSHLVKDTLRQKSERIEELEEALRESVQITAEREMVLAQEEAARSLQEKQMEELLGAMEKVKQELESMRAKLSSTQQSLCEKETHLSTLRAERRKHLEEVLEMKQEALLAAISEKDANIALLELSSSKKKKTQDEVSLLKREKDRLVQQLKQQTQNRMKLMADNYEDDHLKTAPDQSNHKPSPDQMIPPLLALSQNRSKLKLYIAHLTDLCHDRDPAILSQLTPPSHYHHSDPEDWEEELQKKDVQQLEGELEVCEKESGELQEYANSVLQQIADYCPDILEQVVNALEESC from the exons ATGTACGGTAGTGCCCGCTCGGTTGGCAGAGGGGATGCCAACCACAGTGGCAGTAGAGATGGAAGTGGTTCTGGCAATCAGGGGTCGGGCCGCTCCCCTCGCCTACCCCGTTCTCCTCGAATGGGACACCGTCGCACCAACAGCACCGGAGGCAGTGGAGGAGGTCCTGGAGGAGCGGGGGGCAAAACTCTCTCCATGGAGAACATCCAGTCCCTCAACGCGGCGTATGCCACCTCCGGACCAATGTACCTGAGTGACAACGAGGTGGCCATGGCGGACTACGTTCCCAAAAGTGGTGGGACAATGACGACCATGGGGAGACAGAGGGTGACATACGGCTCAAGGGGCACCAACAGTGGAGTTGTGGCCGCGAGCACGCCCAACATCTCCACCTCAGTGCCTGGCAACGCTGCGCTTTCCGTGGGCATTATGGCAGGCGATGCGCTCGCTTTTGGGGACCACCACATGTCTTCCACTGTGCCTCACTCTCTGAGGCAGGCCAGAGATAACACCATACTGGACCTGCAGACTCAACTGAAAGAG ATTCTACGTGAGAATGAGATGCTGCGGCGAGAGGTGGAAGTTAAGGAGAGCAAGCTCAGCTCTTCCATGAATTCTATCAAGACCTTCTGGAGCCCAGAATTAAAAAAGGAGCGAGCTCTCAGGAAAGACGAGGTTTCCAAGATCACCGTCTGGAAGGAGCAATACCGCGTGATTCAAGATGAGGCACAG CATCTCCAGATGACTGTTCAGGCTCttcaggatgagatgagaaTCCAGAGGGACCTGAACCTGCTGCTTCAGCAAGACCCCACCATACAGGGCCGGGACCTGGTCCTCACATCTGAACCCACGGAGGAGAACTACCGGCGGCTACATGCAGAGCACGAGAGGCAGGCCAAAGAGCTCTTCCTCCTTAGAAAGACCCTAGAGGAGATGGAGCTAAGGATTGACACGCAGAAGCAAACCCTGGGAGCCAGAGACGAGTCCATCAAGAAACTTTTGGAGATGCTGCAGAGCAAGG GGCCATCCGCCAAAGCAtcagaggaggaccaggagcgGACCAGGAGACTGGCTGATGCAGAGATGCACAGGCATCACCTTGAGAGTTTACTGgaccagagagacagagaggtcaACGCACTAAGAGAG GAGCTGCACCGTCGATACGAGGGAACCCCCGAGTCCACAAAGACTaaagctctgcagactgtcatcgACATGAAG GATGCAAAAATCAATTCCATGGAGCGAGGATTGAGAGACATGGAAGAGGAGCTGCTGATGATGAAATCCAATGGACTTCTGAGCTGCGAGGAGcggcaggaggagatgaagcagATGGAGGTCTACCGCAGCCACATGAAATTCATGAAGAATAAG ATGGAGCAGGTGAAGCAGGACCTATCCAGGAAGGACACCGAGCTGCTTGGTTTGCAGACCAAGCTGGAGACTCTCACCAACCAGTTCTCTGACAGCAAGCAGCACATCGAAGTCCTCAAGGAGTCTCTTACTGCCAAGGAGCAGCGAGCCGCCATCTTACAGACAGAG GTGGATGCCCTGCGCTTGCGCTTGGAGGAGAAGGAGTCAACTCTGAATAAGAAGAGCAAGCAGATTCAAGAAATGTCAGAAGAGAAGGGCACACTCAACGGGGAGATCCACGACCTCAAAGACATGCTGGACGTCAAGGAGCGCAAAGTGAACGTGCTTCAGAAAAAG ATTGAGAacctgcaggagcagctgagggACAAGGAGAAACAGATGAGCAGCCTGAAAGAGAGAGTGAAGTCTTTGCAGACAGACACCTCAAACACTGACACTGCTCTCACCACACTAGAGGAGTCTCTCGCAGAAAAG GAGCGCATTATTGAGCGTCTAAAAGAGCAGCGAGACCGAGACGACCGGGAGAAGACGGAGGagattgacagtaacaaaaaggaACTCAAAGAGTTGAAGGAGAAGCTGAGCCTCCTGCAGGGGGACCTGTCAGACAGAGAG acgTCTCTGTTGGACCTGAAGGAGCATGCATCATCCCTGGCATCCTCCGGTCTGAAGAAGGACTCCAAACTCAAGACTATGGAGATCGCCTTTGAGCAGAAAAGGGAGGAGTGCCTCAAAGTGGAGAATCAGCTTAAGAGG GCTCAAAACGCAGCCCTGGAAGCTCAGGCCAACACTGAGCTGCCCGAGCGCATTAAGAACCTCCAACAGGAAGTTGCCCGCCACAAAGAGGATTCTGGGAAGGCCCAGGCTGAGGTGGACCGCCTGCTGGAGATCCTTCGGGAAATGGAGAATGAGAAGAATGACAAggacaaaaaaatcaatgagcTGGAGAG TTTGACCTACAG GCAGACAAAGGACCAGTCAAAGAAGGTGGCGTCTCTGAAGCAcaaggagcaggtggagaagaGTAGGAATGCTCGACTCGTGGACGAGGCCAGGAAGAGGGAGGACAACATGTCCGAGAGCTCCCACCTGGTGAAG GACACTCTGCGTCAGAAGTCGGAGCGCatagaggagctggaggaggccctgAGAGAGAGCGTTCAGATCACTGCTGAGCGAGAGATGGTGCTGGCGCAGGAGGAGGCTGCCAGGTCACTGCAGGAGAAACag ATGGAGGAGCTACTGGGGGCCATGGAGAAAGTGAAGCAGGAGCTGGAGTCCATGAGGGCCAAGCTGTCCTCCACCCAGCAGTCTCTTTGTGAGAAAGAGACACACCTGTCAACGCTGCGAGCTGAGCGCAGGAAACAcctggaggaggtgctggagatGAA GCAGGAGGCGCTGCTGGCTGCAATCAGCGAGAAGGATGCTAACATCGCCCTGCTGGAGTTGTCCTCctctaagaagaagaagacccagGATGAGGTGTCTCTGCTGAAAAGGGAGAAGGACAGATTGGTGCAACAGCTCAAGCAGCAG ACTCAGAACAGAATGAAACTGATGGCAGATAACTACGAGGATGACCATCTGAAGACTGCTCCTGACCAGTCAAATCACAAGCCCTCTCCTGATCAG ATGATCCCCCCTCTTCTGGCCCTGTCCCAGAACCGCAGTAAACTCAAGCTCTACATCGCGCACCTGACCGACCTCTGCCACGACCGCGACCCCGCCATCCTCAGCCAGCTCACGCCGCCCTCTCACTACCACCACAGCGACCCCGAAGACTGGGAGGAGGAGCTCCAGAAGAAGGATGTCCAACAG TTGGAGGGCGAGCTGGAGGTGTGTGAGAAGGAGAGCGGGGAGCTGCAGGAATACGCCAACTCTGTCCTGCAGCAGATCGCAGATTACTGCCCTGATATCCTGGAGCAGGTTGTCAACGCCTTAGAGGAGTCGTGCTGA